One Novipirellula galeiformis genomic window, CATGCGAGGTGACGCTGCATGCCGACAGCACCTACGTGGGTCAGGGGATGACCAGTTGGATGAAGGGCTGGAAGAGTCGCGGTTGGAAACGCAAGGATGGTTCCAAGTTAGTGCCGATCAAGAACGAAGAATTATGGCGTGAGCTCGATCGCTTGATGCAGCAGCACAAGATCATCTTTAACCATGTCAAAGGGCACGCCGGTCATCTCGAAAACGAACGCTGTGACACGTTAGCCGTCCAGGCGTACCAGAAATACTTGCCGCGATCGGCGCGCTAAGCGGTCCTCGGTCCCTCAACGGCCCTTGCCGCCCTAAACGTGGCGTCCGCAGATCGATCGCTTTGAAACGCACACGCCAGTCGGGTTGCGAGCGGTCTTAATCAACGCCACCACACCCCTCGGCAATGCGAGACACTCACGGCCCCGACGAGGTATCCATCACGGCCGCAAACCGGGGTTTTCTCGATCCAGCTTTGGCAAAGTGCCAAGCCCTTTAGGAAACGTCAAAAACGCCGTAAAAACGCCCCGTTTCGCGGAACGGAGGAGGCATCGCGGAAAGTCGCCAAAACCGTTAGAATACGTCGCAACCCGATTAACTTTTTTCGGCTACTTCCCGAGTGTTCTCGACACAGGCTTTTCATGAGCGACGACCCACAATCGGAACCCCTCTCCGACGATGCAAATCCTTCTGTTGATGCAAACGCAACCCCCGAAGTTGAGGCAGTGACCGATGCTGCTGAGACTCAGCAAGTTGCCGCTATCCAGGTTTCGATTTCTCCCAAAGCCAACTCGGAATACACCGACAAGGATTTGCAGCACCTTTCGGACTTAGAGCATGTCCGCGAGCGTCCCGGGATGTATATCGGCGATACATCGAATCGTGGTCTGCATCACCTGGTCTACGAAGTGGTCGACAACTCGATCGACGAAGCGATGGCTGATTTCGCCAGCGCCGTTTCGGTCACCGTCCATACCGACGGTAGCGTGACGGTCGAGGATGACGGTCGCGGTATCCCGGTCACACGCCATGACCAACTCTCGGAGGAACTCGATCGAGAGGTCAGTACGCTTGAAGGCGTGATGACGGTACTCAAGTTTGGAGGCAAATTTGAAAAAGGCGCCTATCAAACTTCGGGCGGGTTGCACGGCGTCGGCGTCACCGTCGTCAACTTTTTGAGCCAATGGGCCGAGGTTGAGGTCAGCCGCGATGGATTTACGTGGACCCAAGAATACGAGCGTGGTGTGCCCACCGGTCCGGTCGTGAAAGGACGTGCGACGAAACGCACCGGTACGAAGACCACCTTCAAGGCCGACAATCAGATCTTCAGTGTTTCGAAGTACAACTTCGACACCCTCTTCAAGCGTCTGCAAGAGCTCGCGTTCTTGAATAGCGGCGTGCACATCAAATTTCATGATGAACGCAATGGCGAGGGAGGCGACTTCAAATACGAGCGTGGGATTATCGAATTCGTCGAACATCTCAATCGCGCCAGCGATGTGTTGCACAGCGACGTGATCCAATTGCAAGGCGACAAGGACGGGACTCAGTTCGACATCGCGATGCAGTACAGTGCCGAGTACACCGAGAACGTCCAATCGTATGTGAACAACATTCACACGATCGAAGGGGGCACGCACGTCTCGGGGTTCCGCTCCGCATTGACGCGGACGCTAAACAACTACGGCAAGAAAGAAAACTTATTCAAAGGCTCGGCCGTCCCCGGTGGCGACGATTTCCGCGAGGGGATCACCGCCGTCATTAGCGTGCGAGTCCCGCATCCGCAATTCGAAGGGCAAACAAAAACCAAGCTCGGTAATAGCGACGTCGAAAGCATCGTCAATGCGGGCGTGGGCGAGCAATTGGCAAAGTACTTTGAAGAGAACCCGCGGGTTGCCAAAACGATCGTGCGCAAAGGCTTGCTCGCTGCTGAAGCCCGTGAAGCAGCTCGGAAAGCAAAAGACCTGCTGCGGAATCGAAAAAATGCACTCGGCGGCGGCGGTTTGCCAGGCAAACTTCGCGATTGCATCAGCAAAAAGATGGAAGAGTGCGAAGTCTATTTGGTGGAAGGTGACTCTGCGGGTGGATCGGCCGAAGGGGGGCGGATGCGGCAATACCAAGCGATCTTGCCACTGCGAGGTAAGATCATCAACGCTTACAAGAGTCGCGAAGACAAAGTGCTTGCCAACGAGGAAGTCCAATCGATGATCCAAGCGATCGGGATTGGCATCGGTGAAGACCAAGATTTGACCAAGCGTCGCTACAACAAAATCATCATCATGACCGACGCGGACGTGGACGGCAGCCACATTCGCACGTTGTTGCTCTGCTTCTTCTATCGTCAAATGTATCAATTGGTTGCCGCCGGACACGTTTACGTTGCCCAACCTCCTTTGTTCCGCGTTCAACACGGCAAGTCGCGCTATTACATTCAAAGCGATGAAGAGATGAAGTCTCAATTGCTTGAACGGGGTTTGAACGACACGATCTTCGAGGCCGAAGACGGTCGCCGCGCCGAAGGCGATACGATGCGCCAATTGTGTACCACGTTGGCCTCGATGGAAGATGCGATTTTGGCGCTCGAGCGACGTGGGTTTAGTCTGCGAATTCACGCGGTACGCCAAGATCCCGTGACCGGTCGATTGCCTGCACTCTTGTTGACCTACGAAAACGAAGAGCACTGGTTCCACAACCAAGAGGAAGTGGAAACGATGCTCAACGACAAGGGATGGCGACTCGATAGCGAGGAGAGCGAAGAAGACCAGCTCAAATTGACCTCGGATGACGCGGGCGAAAAAGCAAAAGAGGAACCGGAGACCCCCGAAGTGCTTGCTCACTTGGCCGAACTTCATGAAGTACGGACGATCAACAGCGGCTTGAAGGACCTCCTGCCGCTGCAGTTCACTTTGGAGGATTTGATTCCGATCGAACGAACCGGATCAACGACGGCGCGGTTCGAGTTGGTGCGGGGAGAAGATTTTCGGCGACCGTTGGAAGACCTTCGCGAACTGCTTCCCGAAGTCCGCGCCGCAGGTGAGAAAGGTCTGCAGGTCACCCGCTTTAAAGGGCTTGGTGAAATGAACGCGGAAGAGCTCCGCGAAACGACCCTCGACCCCGTCAACCGAACGCTTGTGAAGGTCAACATGACCGACCTCGGTGCGGCCGACGAAATGTTTCGTTTGTTGATGGGTGAAAAAGTCGAACCCCGCCGCGAATTCATCGAAAAGCACGCACTCGATGTGCGTAACTTGGACGTGTAACGCTAAGGACGAGACTTAGGGCGGGGTAGGTAGCGGAAGTCGTCAAGACTTTCGGCAAATCACGCTGCGAATCGAAACTCCCACGCGAGTTCCGCTACCCAAAATCAAATCCTGACGCTGCTATTGGTATTTGATCTCCCCTTTACCTTCGGGTTGACCGTTTACCTTCGGGTTGACCGTTTACCTTTGGGTAGAGCGTCGTGGATGCTTGTCAAAGATCATCCGCTGCTCAGGATCTTTCACAAGCTCCACGCTCCGAAAACCAAGCCGCGGCGGAAGCCTCTAAGCACATTAAAAATTGACATGCGAACCGGCCCTACGACCTAGCAAAAGTACTCAAGCGTCCGAGAGGCTTCGCTAAAGAACTCTCCGTGGGCCGACCGCTTACATCGCCTTTTGCGCCTTGGCGATGGAATGGTCCATGTCACGAAACAGTTGTTCGGAACTCTCATCAAAGATCCGTCCGATCAACAAATCGGTGACACGACCTCGATGCTCGGGATGCTCTTTCATGAAGCGTCCAATACTAAACTCTTTGCGATAGAACGCGTACACGAGTTTACGTAACCACTGCATGCCCTCGAGAAACTCGGGTGTCCATCGCCCAAGTTGTGACGCACTGAAGTCGTTTTTCTTGAATCCGTCGACCACCGCGTCTGCCGCTCGCACTCCCATCTCCAGCGCAAAGTAGACGCCCGAGGAATAGACGGGATCGAGGAAGCCGAGCGCATCACCAACCAACACCCACCCATCGCCGGCATGTTGTGTGGTCATGTACGAGAATTCTTTTGCGGTGCGGATATCGCCAAGTCGAGTCGCATTCTCCAGACGAGATTGCAAGCCGGGACAGCGCTCCATTTCCTCAAAGTAAACTTGCTCGGGTTTGCCTCGTCCTTTGAGCATGTAATCGGTATCCCCCACGCAGCCAATGCTAGTGATCCCGCGTGACAGGGGAATGAACCAAAACCAGGAGTCCTTTGATTCGGTATTCAGGATGATGGTCGCTCCTTCGTTGTCCCCTTCGCCACGGAGGGCGTCACGGTAGTAGGACCACACGGCCACCTTGCGAAGGTCTGGGTTGACTTGCCGTAATCCCAGCTTGTTTGCGATAAACGACTGTTGACCAGTCGCGTCAATTACGACCGGGCAATCGATTGCGTGGTCGTTTCCGTCTTTGTCGCGGACGGTGACTCCGATCACTTTTTGCATTTCGTCAAAACGGACATCGAGCAATCGAGTTCGATCAAAACAATCCGCCCCCAATTCTTCAGCGCGATCAAACAGCATTTTGTCGAATTCGCTGCGTTCGACTTGCCATGTGCTGCTGCACTCGCGCATGTCGTGTTCGCGAAAAAAGAAAGGCGCCGATTCGGTGCCACGATGGGTCACGAACTGGACACTTTTTTTGGCTTGAAAGCCAGCCTGCTGCATCCGCGAGATCATGCCGAGTCGCTGTAGGGGCCAGTAAACTTCTGGCATCAGCGATTCACCAATATGGAAACGAGGAAACGGATCGCGTTCAATCAGTAGCGTCGAAAGGCCTCCTTCTGCGGTGATCGCCGCTGCCGAGCATCCGCCGGGTCCGCCGCCGACGACCACGCAATCGTAACTTGACTTCATCATGTTCCTCTTCTTCAGGGACTTGTCTCGTTTATTTGCCATTGGGACACGAGACGGTCGGCCAATTGGCGACTTGTATCCGGCTCGAGCGGCATCGAAGCCGGCGTGAGCATCGCAACGAGTCGCAATTTTAAGCATCGGTAAGCAAAAAAGCTTCCCCTCGGAAGCGCGCTCGGTACAGTTTCTCTTGTCGGTTTATTCTAACCCGCATGGCAAGGTTCTTTGCGAAGCTACGTAGAGAGCGGCTGCAAAAATCCGTTTTCGATGGCTATAACCCATATTAGTCCGCAACCTTGCCTCCGGGGCGTCCTGCCATGGAGGCGTGACGTTCCCATTGTCAATCCAACCGCGAGAATTCCTCCATGCCCGCAATCGATTACCGTCGACGTCGTTATTTGCGACGACTCGCGATCGGTGTCGGTTTGCTGTTGCTGCTCGCGATTCCGGCAATCCTGCACTCGCATGCAGCCATTGAGAGCATTTTGAATCGTCCGCCCGATTGGGTTGCCGACTCGCTACCCGAAAAGGCTGAGTTTAACGAATTCACCGATCGCTTCTCCGCCGCGGACATCATCTTGGTGGGTTGGGAAGGAGCTGATCTCGATTCGGAATCGCTTCAAAGTGCTGCTGCCTTTCTGCAGCCGCTTTGCCAGCAAGTGAACGTATCGTTGGACGAAGATCGCGATCCATTACCCCCATGGGCAGAGGATTCGATCGCCGAGATTCGCAAGATTTGCGGGGTGGAACGGCCCTTAAAATGGTGTCGCACCGGATCCAACATGATGGATCAAATGATGGCCGCTCCCGCCAATTTACCCCGGCGGGTTGCCGTGGCCCGCTTGCGTGGTTCGATGGTGGGCGAGGATGGCAAACAAACGTGCATGGTATTTTCCATGGACGAAGCCGCGCTTGTCGCCAGACGTGGCGTGTTACCGGTGATCCGCCAATTGATTGCTCGAAGCGTCCAACTCGAAGCGGACATGATCGCGATGGTGGGCGGCCCGTTCGATGGCGCCGCGGTGGATGAAGCGAGTGTGCGGTCGGTCCGTTATTTCGCCCCCCCCTCGGCAGTCTTTGCCGCGATCCTATGTTTTATCGCACTCCGCTCGATTCCCTTGACCGCCGTGATCACGTCGGTTGCCGTGATTGGCGAAGGCATGGTTTTGGCTGCCGTCTATTATTGGGGCACCCCGCTAAACGCGGTCTTGATTGTGTTACCGCCACTGGTGTTCGTGCTAACCGTTTCGGCTGGGATTCACCTTAGCAACTATTACCTCGACGCCGCACACGAACATCCGGAGTTGAATCGCACCGGGGCGGCGTATCGCGCGATGCGTGCCGGGATGGCCCCCTGTTTACTCGCCACGGGAACCACCGTCGTCGGATTGGGGTCGTTGGTGCTGGTGCGGATCGAACCGATTCGAGTTTTTGGTGCGATCGCATCACTTGGCGTGCTAAGCACGTTGTTGATGTTGCTGCTCGTGTTGCCTGGCGCGATGGTGTTGACGGATCCCCGCACGCTAAGTCCAGACGTCGAGCCCACCCATACCTTGTTCCGCAGGATTCGTGGCCGTTTGCGACGCATGATCCGCAGACGTTTGTCACGCCCCTGGCCGGTGATCATCGGTTTTGTCGCGATCACG contains:
- a CDS encoding NAD(P)/FAD-dependent oxidoreductase, translated to MKSSYDCVVVGGGPGGCSAAAITAEGGLSTLLIERDPFPRFHIGESLMPEVYWPLQRLGMISRMQQAGFQAKKSVQFVTHRGTESAPFFFREHDMRECSSTWQVERSEFDKMLFDRAEELGADCFDRTRLLDVRFDEMQKVIGVTVRDKDGNDHAIDCPVVIDATGQQSFIANKLGLRQVNPDLRKVAVWSYYRDALRGEGDNEGATIILNTESKDSWFWFIPLSRGITSIGCVGDTDYMLKGRGKPEQVYFEEMERCPGLQSRLENATRLGDIRTAKEFSYMTTQHAGDGWVLVGDALGFLDPVYSSGVYFALEMGVRAADAVVDGFKKNDFSASQLGRWTPEFLEGMQWLRKLVYAFYRKEFSIGRFMKEHPEHRGRVTDLLIGRIFDESSEQLFRDMDHSIAKAQKAM
- a CDS encoding efflux RND transporter permease subunit, whose protein sequence is MPAIDYRRRRYLRRLAIGVGLLLLLAIPAILHSHAAIESILNRPPDWVADSLPEKAEFNEFTDRFSAADIILVGWEGADLDSESLQSAAAFLQPLCQQVNVSLDEDRDPLPPWAEDSIAEIRKICGVERPLKWCRTGSNMMDQMMAAPANLPRRVAVARLRGSMVGEDGKQTCMVFSMDEAALVARRGVLPVIRQLIARSVQLEADMIAMVGGPFDGAAVDEASVRSVRYFAPPSAVFAAILCFIALRSIPLTAVITSVAVIGEGMVLAAVYYWGTPLNAVLIVLPPLVFVLTVSAGIHLSNYYLDAAHEHPELNRTGAAYRAMRAGMAPCLLATGTTVVGLGSLVLVRIEPIRVFGAIASLGVLSTLLMLLLVLPGAMVLTDPRTLSPDVEPTHTLFRRIRGRLRRMIRRRLSRPWPVIIGFVAITIGLGFGLRNLETSVNVPRMFLPDSDIRRQYEWFEKKIGPTVTGELLVSFPPISDDQDPLERLDLVKRVHMTALKQDSVDGVLSPLSFIPPVQSGSSLSATANRSVIRSLIRDPESSIGKLHFISRDEKAEVWRVSIRLPQNESVDHGEMIAQIRHAVQDEVANSELDAKVILTGHVAIVQKAQEVLLRDLFRSFLAAFGIVAIVMMFLLRSILGGLIAMVPNLFPTVALFGCMGLYGTPLDIGSVMTASVALGIAVDDTIHLVSRYGSRRARGLGQIRAVFGALSQCGWAMLQTTLVCGLSLMPYWFSSFVPTSQFAVLMMGLLLAALLGDVLLLPSLMASPLGRWLARPVGLDPKAAIAADMPIRKKPADTRRLPRPLRRRSRNR
- the rnhA gene encoding ribonuclease HI gives rise to the protein MKKVDLFTDGACSGNPGPGGWAFILRCSKTEKELERSDGEPESTNNRMELMAVIRGLESLKEPCEVTLHADSTYVGQGMTSWMKGWKSRGWKRKDGSKLVPIKNEELWRELDRLMQQHKIIFNHVKGHAGHLENERCDTLAVQAYQKYLPRSAR
- a CDS encoding DNA gyrase subunit B, which codes for MSDDPQSEPLSDDANPSVDANATPEVEAVTDAAETQQVAAIQVSISPKANSEYTDKDLQHLSDLEHVRERPGMYIGDTSNRGLHHLVYEVVDNSIDEAMADFASAVSVTVHTDGSVTVEDDGRGIPVTRHDQLSEELDREVSTLEGVMTVLKFGGKFEKGAYQTSGGLHGVGVTVVNFLSQWAEVEVSRDGFTWTQEYERGVPTGPVVKGRATKRTGTKTTFKADNQIFSVSKYNFDTLFKRLQELAFLNSGVHIKFHDERNGEGGDFKYERGIIEFVEHLNRASDVLHSDVIQLQGDKDGTQFDIAMQYSAEYTENVQSYVNNIHTIEGGTHVSGFRSALTRTLNNYGKKENLFKGSAVPGGDDFREGITAVISVRVPHPQFEGQTKTKLGNSDVESIVNAGVGEQLAKYFEENPRVAKTIVRKGLLAAEAREAARKAKDLLRNRKNALGGGGLPGKLRDCISKKMEECEVYLVEGDSAGGSAEGGRMRQYQAILPLRGKIINAYKSREDKVLANEEVQSMIQAIGIGIGEDQDLTKRRYNKIIIMTDADVDGSHIRTLLLCFFYRQMYQLVAAGHVYVAQPPLFRVQHGKSRYYIQSDEEMKSQLLERGLNDTIFEAEDGRRAEGDTMRQLCTTLASMEDAILALERRGFSLRIHAVRQDPVTGRLPALLLTYENEEHWFHNQEEVETMLNDKGWRLDSEESEEDQLKLTSDDAGEKAKEEPETPEVLAHLAELHEVRTINSGLKDLLPLQFTLEDLIPIERTGSTTARFELVRGEDFRRPLEDLRELLPEVRAAGEKGLQVTRFKGLGEMNAEELRETTLDPVNRTLVKVNMTDLGAADEMFRLLMGEKVEPRREFIEKHALDVRNLDV